Proteins from a single region of Mytilus trossulus isolate FHL-02 chromosome 2, PNRI_Mtr1.1.1.hap1, whole genome shotgun sequence:
- the LOC134706465 gene encoding polypeptide N-acetylgalactosaminyltransferase 13-like isoform X4: MMISNRKLQYCKIILATSLVWFLIDVILLMYYTDCAAMGNSSDCNNKDNTKQHKKEEKGFFEKILPKNILRRNPTGPGEMGKAVVIPQDKQAESKEKFKINQFNLLASDMMSLNRSLPDYRMDGCKRKSYPTGLPKTSVVIVFHNEAWSTLLRTVHSIINRSPVEYLEEIILVDDASERDNTKAHMEHLGQQLDDYVAKLPVRTYVLRSESRTGLIRARLKGAAASKGKVITFLDAHCECTEGWLEPLLSEIHKDRTAVVCPIIDVISDDTFEYIPGSDMTWGGFNWKLNFRWYPVPQRELDRRGGERSNPTRTPTMAGGLFSISREYFYEIGSYDEGMDIWGGENLEMSFRVWMCGGKVYIVTCSRVGHVFRKTSPYSWPGGVARIINHNTQRIVEVWMDEYKDFFYKINPGVRSTSYGDVKERQSMRKRLQCKSFRWYLENVYPESQLPLDYFALGEIRNKATNKCIDSMGRKSGEKTGLVHCHSQGGNQIFSYTKKKALQTDDVCLDVSAIGGPVKLFQCHGLGGNQKWEYDQQTLELKHVNSKQCLGGKQNDNEPTVGTCDGSQSQKWIIKDMKW, translated from the exons ATGATGATCAGCAACAGAAAACTGCAGTATTGTAAAATCATCTTGGCCACATCCTTGGTGTGGTTCCTGATAGATGTCATTCTACTCATGTATTACACTGACTGTGCTGCTATGGGAAACTCTAGTGATTGTAATAATAAAGACAAtacaaaacaacacaaaaaagaagaaaaaggattttttgaaaaaattctgCCTAAAA aTATATTGAGGCGGAACCCAACAGGACCAGGAGAGATGGGTAAAGCTGTGGTCATACCTCAAGATAAGCAGGCGGAATCAAAGGAAAAGTTTAAGATTAATCAGTTTAATTTACTGGCCAGCGATATGATGTCTTTAAATAGAAGTTTGCCTGATTATAGAATGGACGG TTGTAAAAGAAAGTCCTATCCTACAGGTTTACCGAAAACGAGTGTAGTAATAGTTTTCCATAACGAAGCTTGGTCAACGTTATTACGTACTGTACACAGTATTATAAACAGATCTCCAGTAGAATATTTAGAAGAAATTATACTGGTGGATGATGCCAGTGAAAGAG ataataCAAAGGCCCATATGG AGCATTTAGGACAACAGCTAGATGACTATGTAGCAAAATTACCAGTTAGGACTTATGTTTTAAGATCAGAATCAAGAACTGGTTTAATAAGAGCCAGATTGAAAG GTGCTGCAGCTTCTAAAGGGAAGGTCATTACTTTTCTGGATGCCCATTGTGAATGTACAGAGGGATGGCTTGAACCACTTCTATCAGAAATACACAAAGATAG AACTGCAGTTGTATGTCCCATTATTGATGTGATCAGTGATGatacatttgaatacattccTGGATCAGATATGACATGGGGAGGGTTTAATTGGAAATTAAATTTCCGCTGGTACCCAGTTCCTCAGAGAGAGTTGGACAGGAGAGGTGGAGAAAGGAGTAACCCAACAAG AACACCTACAATGGCAGGAGGACTATTTTCTATAAGCAGAGAATACTTTTATGAGATAGGATCCTATGATGAAGGAATGGACATATGGGGAGGGGAGAATTTAGAAATGTCATTCAGG GTATGGATGTGTGGAGGCAAAGTGTATATTGTTACCTGTTCCAGAGTGGGCCATGTCTTCCGTAAAACATCACCTTATTCATGGCCAGGGGGTGTGGCTAGAATTATCAATCACAACACACAGAGAATTGTAGAAGTTTGGATGGATGAATATAAAGacttcttttataaaattaatccAG gTGTTAGAAGTACCAGCTATGGAGATGTGAAAGAAAGACAAAGTATGAGAAAAAGACTACAATGTAAAAGTTTTAGATGGTACCTAGAAAATGTTTACCCTGAGTCACAGTTACCATTAGATTATTTTGCACTGGGAGAG aTAAGAAATAAAGCAACTAATAAATGTATAGACAGCATGGGTAGAAAAAGTGGTGAAAAAACTGGACTTGTCCACTGTCATAGTCAAGGAGGAAATCAG ATTTTCTCTTATACTAAAAAGAAAGCTTTACAGACTGATGATGTTTGTTTGGATGTGTCAGCCATAGGCGGCCCTGTTAAATTATTTCAGTGTCACGGTTTAGGGGGTAATCAAAAATGGGAATATGATCAACAG acCTTAGAACTGAAGCATGTTAACAGTAAACAGTGTTTAGGaggaaaacaaaatgataatgaaCCAACTGTGG GTACTTGTGATGGTAGCCAAAGTCAAAAATGGATAATCAAAGATATGAAATggtga
- the LOC134706465 gene encoding polypeptide N-acetylgalactosaminyltransferase 13-like isoform X5, with protein sequence MMISNRKLQYCKIILATSLVWFLIDVILLMYYTDCAAMGNSSDCNNKDNTKQHKKEEKGFFEKILPKNILRRNPTGPGEMGKAVVIPQDKQAESKEKFKINQFNLLASDMMSLNRSLPDYRMDGCKRKSYPTGLPKTSVVIVFHNEAWSTLLRTVHSIINRSPVEYLEEIILVDDASEREHLGQQLDDYVAKLPVRTYVLRSESRTGLIRARLKGAAASKGKVITFLDAHCECTEGWLEPLLSEIHKDRTAVVCPIIDVISDDTFEYIPGSDMTWGGFNWKLNFRWYPVPQRELDRRGGERSNPTRTPTMAGGLFSISREYFYEIGSYDEGMDIWGGENLEMSFRVWMCGGKVYIVTCSRVGHVFRKTSPYSWPGGVARIINHNTQRIVEVWMDEYKDFFYKINPGVRSTSYGDVKERQSMRKRLQCKSFRWYLENVYPESQLPLDYFALGEIRNKATNKCIDSMGRKSGEKTGLVHCHSQGGNQIFSYTKKKALQTDDVCLDVSAIGGPVKLFQCHGLGGNQKWEYDQQTLELKHVNSKQCLGGKQNDNEPTVGTCDGSQSQKWIIKDMKW encoded by the exons ATGATGATCAGCAACAGAAAACTGCAGTATTGTAAAATCATCTTGGCCACATCCTTGGTGTGGTTCCTGATAGATGTCATTCTACTCATGTATTACACTGACTGTGCTGCTATGGGAAACTCTAGTGATTGTAATAATAAAGACAAtacaaaacaacacaaaaaagaagaaaaaggattttttgaaaaaattctgCCTAAAA aTATATTGAGGCGGAACCCAACAGGACCAGGAGAGATGGGTAAAGCTGTGGTCATACCTCAAGATAAGCAGGCGGAATCAAAGGAAAAGTTTAAGATTAATCAGTTTAATTTACTGGCCAGCGATATGATGTCTTTAAATAGAAGTTTGCCTGATTATAGAATGGACGG TTGTAAAAGAAAGTCCTATCCTACAGGTTTACCGAAAACGAGTGTAGTAATAGTTTTCCATAACGAAGCTTGGTCAACGTTATTACGTACTGTACACAGTATTATAAACAGATCTCCAGTAGAATATTTAGAAGAAATTATACTGGTGGATGATGCCAGTGAAAGAG AGCATTTAGGACAACAGCTAGATGACTATGTAGCAAAATTACCAGTTAGGACTTATGTTTTAAGATCAGAATCAAGAACTGGTTTAATAAGAGCCAGATTGAAAG GTGCTGCAGCTTCTAAAGGGAAGGTCATTACTTTTCTGGATGCCCATTGTGAATGTACAGAGGGATGGCTTGAACCACTTCTATCAGAAATACACAAAGATAG AACTGCAGTTGTATGTCCCATTATTGATGTGATCAGTGATGatacatttgaatacattccTGGATCAGATATGACATGGGGAGGGTTTAATTGGAAATTAAATTTCCGCTGGTACCCAGTTCCTCAGAGAGAGTTGGACAGGAGAGGTGGAGAAAGGAGTAACCCAACAAG AACACCTACAATGGCAGGAGGACTATTTTCTATAAGCAGAGAATACTTTTATGAGATAGGATCCTATGATGAAGGAATGGACATATGGGGAGGGGAGAATTTAGAAATGTCATTCAGG GTATGGATGTGTGGAGGCAAAGTGTATATTGTTACCTGTTCCAGAGTGGGCCATGTCTTCCGTAAAACATCACCTTATTCATGGCCAGGGGGTGTGGCTAGAATTATCAATCACAACACACAGAGAATTGTAGAAGTTTGGATGGATGAATATAAAGacttcttttataaaattaatccAG gTGTTAGAAGTACCAGCTATGGAGATGTGAAAGAAAGACAAAGTATGAGAAAAAGACTACAATGTAAAAGTTTTAGATGGTACCTAGAAAATGTTTACCCTGAGTCACAGTTACCATTAGATTATTTTGCACTGGGAGAG aTAAGAAATAAAGCAACTAATAAATGTATAGACAGCATGGGTAGAAAAAGTGGTGAAAAAACTGGACTTGTCCACTGTCATAGTCAAGGAGGAAATCAG ATTTTCTCTTATACTAAAAAGAAAGCTTTACAGACTGATGATGTTTGTTTGGATGTGTCAGCCATAGGCGGCCCTGTTAAATTATTTCAGTGTCACGGTTTAGGGGGTAATCAAAAATGGGAATATGATCAACAG acCTTAGAACTGAAGCATGTTAACAGTAAACAGTGTTTAGGaggaaaacaaaatgataatgaaCCAACTGTGG GTACTTGTGATGGTAGCCAAAGTCAAAAATGGATAATCAAAGATATGAAATggtga
- the LOC134706465 gene encoding polypeptide N-acetylgalactosaminyltransferase 13-like isoform X1, producing MMISNRKLQYCKIILATSLVWFLIDVILLMYYTDCAAMGNSSDCNNKDNTKQHKKEEKGFFEKILPKNPEIKSFEARSIWISPLPEKKQHILRRNPTGPGEMGKAVVIPQDKQAESKEKFKINQFNLLASDMMSLNRSLPDYRMDGCKRKSYPTGLPKTSVVIVFHNEAWSTLLRTVHSIINRSPVEYLEEIILVDDASERDNTKAHMEHLGQQLDDYVAKLPVRTYVLRSESRTGLIRARLKGAAASKGKVITFLDAHCECTEGWLEPLLSEIHKDRTAVVCPIIDVISDDTFEYIPGSDMTWGGFNWKLNFRWYPVPQRELDRRGGERSNPTRTPTMAGGLFSISREYFYEIGSYDEGMDIWGGENLEMSFRVWMCGGKVYIVTCSRVGHVFRKTSPYSWPGGVARIINHNTQRIVEVWMDEYKDFFYKINPGVRSTSYGDVKERQSMRKRLQCKSFRWYLENVYPESQLPLDYFALGEIRNKATNKCIDSMGRKSGEKTGLVHCHSQGGNQIFSYTKKKALQTDDVCLDVSAIGGPVKLFQCHGLGGNQKWEYDQQTLELKHVNSKQCLGGKQNDNEPTVGTCDGSQSQKWIIKDMKW from the exons ATGATGATCAGCAACAGAAAACTGCAGTATTGTAAAATCATCTTGGCCACATCCTTGGTGTGGTTCCTGATAGATGTCATTCTACTCATGTATTACACTGACTGTGCTGCTATGGGAAACTCTAGTGATTGTAATAATAAAGACAAtacaaaacaacacaaaaaagaagaaaaaggattttttgaaaaaattctgCCTAAAA ACCCAGAAATTAAATCTTTTGAAGCAAGAAGCATTTGGATTTCTCCTTTACCGGAGAAAAAACAAC aTATATTGAGGCGGAACCCAACAGGACCAGGAGAGATGGGTAAAGCTGTGGTCATACCTCAAGATAAGCAGGCGGAATCAAAGGAAAAGTTTAAGATTAATCAGTTTAATTTACTGGCCAGCGATATGATGTCTTTAAATAGAAGTTTGCCTGATTATAGAATGGACGG TTGTAAAAGAAAGTCCTATCCTACAGGTTTACCGAAAACGAGTGTAGTAATAGTTTTCCATAACGAAGCTTGGTCAACGTTATTACGTACTGTACACAGTATTATAAACAGATCTCCAGTAGAATATTTAGAAGAAATTATACTGGTGGATGATGCCAGTGAAAGAG ataataCAAAGGCCCATATGG AGCATTTAGGACAACAGCTAGATGACTATGTAGCAAAATTACCAGTTAGGACTTATGTTTTAAGATCAGAATCAAGAACTGGTTTAATAAGAGCCAGATTGAAAG GTGCTGCAGCTTCTAAAGGGAAGGTCATTACTTTTCTGGATGCCCATTGTGAATGTACAGAGGGATGGCTTGAACCACTTCTATCAGAAATACACAAAGATAG AACTGCAGTTGTATGTCCCATTATTGATGTGATCAGTGATGatacatttgaatacattccTGGATCAGATATGACATGGGGAGGGTTTAATTGGAAATTAAATTTCCGCTGGTACCCAGTTCCTCAGAGAGAGTTGGACAGGAGAGGTGGAGAAAGGAGTAACCCAACAAG AACACCTACAATGGCAGGAGGACTATTTTCTATAAGCAGAGAATACTTTTATGAGATAGGATCCTATGATGAAGGAATGGACATATGGGGAGGGGAGAATTTAGAAATGTCATTCAGG GTATGGATGTGTGGAGGCAAAGTGTATATTGTTACCTGTTCCAGAGTGGGCCATGTCTTCCGTAAAACATCACCTTATTCATGGCCAGGGGGTGTGGCTAGAATTATCAATCACAACACACAGAGAATTGTAGAAGTTTGGATGGATGAATATAAAGacttcttttataaaattaatccAG gTGTTAGAAGTACCAGCTATGGAGATGTGAAAGAAAGACAAAGTATGAGAAAAAGACTACAATGTAAAAGTTTTAGATGGTACCTAGAAAATGTTTACCCTGAGTCACAGTTACCATTAGATTATTTTGCACTGGGAGAG aTAAGAAATAAAGCAACTAATAAATGTATAGACAGCATGGGTAGAAAAAGTGGTGAAAAAACTGGACTTGTCCACTGTCATAGTCAAGGAGGAAATCAG ATTTTCTCTTATACTAAAAAGAAAGCTTTACAGACTGATGATGTTTGTTTGGATGTGTCAGCCATAGGCGGCCCTGTTAAATTATTTCAGTGTCACGGTTTAGGGGGTAATCAAAAATGGGAATATGATCAACAG acCTTAGAACTGAAGCATGTTAACAGTAAACAGTGTTTAGGaggaaaacaaaatgataatgaaCCAACTGTGG GTACTTGTGATGGTAGCCAAAGTCAAAAATGGATAATCAAAGATATGAAATggtga
- the LOC134706465 gene encoding polypeptide N-acetylgalactosaminyltransferase 13-like isoform X2, translating into MMISNRKLQYCKIILATSLVWFLIDVILLMYYTDCAAMGNSSDCNNKDNTKQHKKEEKGFFEKILPKNPEIKSFEARSIWISPLPEKKQHILRRNPTGPGEMGKAVVIPQDKQAESKEKFKINQFNLLASDMMSLNRSLPDYRMDGCKRKSYPTGLPKTSVVIVFHNEAWSTLLRTVHSIINRSPVEYLEEIILVDDASERDNTKAHMEHLGQQLDDYVAKLPVRTYVLRSESRTGLIRARLKGAAASKGKVITFLDAHCECTEGWLEPLLSEIHKDRTAVVCPIIDVISDDTFEYIPGSDMTWGGFNWKLNFRWYPVPQRELDRRGGERSNPTRTPTMAGGLFSISREYFYEIGSYDEGMDIWGGENLEMSFRVWMCGGKVYIVTCSRVGHVFRKTSPYSWPGGVARIINHNTQRIVEVWMDEYKDFFYKINPGVRSTSYGDVKERQSMRKRLQCKSFRWYLENVYPESQLPLDYFALGEIRNKATNKCIDSMGRKSGEKTGLVHCHSQGGNQVFSYTQSKQLRTDDNMCVDVQYYSVMLVDCDSSHGEWQYIRQTLELKHVNSKQCLGGKQNDNEPTVGTCDGSQSQKWIIKDMKW; encoded by the exons ATGATGATCAGCAACAGAAAACTGCAGTATTGTAAAATCATCTTGGCCACATCCTTGGTGTGGTTCCTGATAGATGTCATTCTACTCATGTATTACACTGACTGTGCTGCTATGGGAAACTCTAGTGATTGTAATAATAAAGACAAtacaaaacaacacaaaaaagaagaaaaaggattttttgaaaaaattctgCCTAAAA ACCCAGAAATTAAATCTTTTGAAGCAAGAAGCATTTGGATTTCTCCTTTACCGGAGAAAAAACAAC aTATATTGAGGCGGAACCCAACAGGACCAGGAGAGATGGGTAAAGCTGTGGTCATACCTCAAGATAAGCAGGCGGAATCAAAGGAAAAGTTTAAGATTAATCAGTTTAATTTACTGGCCAGCGATATGATGTCTTTAAATAGAAGTTTGCCTGATTATAGAATGGACGG TTGTAAAAGAAAGTCCTATCCTACAGGTTTACCGAAAACGAGTGTAGTAATAGTTTTCCATAACGAAGCTTGGTCAACGTTATTACGTACTGTACACAGTATTATAAACAGATCTCCAGTAGAATATTTAGAAGAAATTATACTGGTGGATGATGCCAGTGAAAGAG ataataCAAAGGCCCATATGG AGCATTTAGGACAACAGCTAGATGACTATGTAGCAAAATTACCAGTTAGGACTTATGTTTTAAGATCAGAATCAAGAACTGGTTTAATAAGAGCCAGATTGAAAG GTGCTGCAGCTTCTAAAGGGAAGGTCATTACTTTTCTGGATGCCCATTGTGAATGTACAGAGGGATGGCTTGAACCACTTCTATCAGAAATACACAAAGATAG AACTGCAGTTGTATGTCCCATTATTGATGTGATCAGTGATGatacatttgaatacattccTGGATCAGATATGACATGGGGAGGGTTTAATTGGAAATTAAATTTCCGCTGGTACCCAGTTCCTCAGAGAGAGTTGGACAGGAGAGGTGGAGAAAGGAGTAACCCAACAAG AACACCTACAATGGCAGGAGGACTATTTTCTATAAGCAGAGAATACTTTTATGAGATAGGATCCTATGATGAAGGAATGGACATATGGGGAGGGGAGAATTTAGAAATGTCATTCAGG GTATGGATGTGTGGAGGCAAAGTGTATATTGTTACCTGTTCCAGAGTGGGCCATGTCTTCCGTAAAACATCACCTTATTCATGGCCAGGGGGTGTGGCTAGAATTATCAATCACAACACACAGAGAATTGTAGAAGTTTGGATGGATGAATATAAAGacttcttttataaaattaatccAG gTGTTAGAAGTACCAGCTATGGAGATGTGAAAGAAAGACAAAGTATGAGAAAAAGACTACAATGTAAAAGTTTTAGATGGTACCTAGAAAATGTTTACCCTGAGTCACAGTTACCATTAGATTATTTTGCACTGGGAGAG aTAAGAAATAAAGCAACTAATAAATGTATAGACAGCATGGGTAGAAAAAGTGGTGAAAAAACTGGACTTGTCCACTGTCATAGTCAAGGAGGAAATCAG GTTTTCAGCTACACCCAGAGTAAACAGCTACGAACAGATGATAACATGTGTGTCGATGTGCAATACTATTCTGTAATGTTGGTAGACTGTGATTCCAGTCATGGAGAATGGCAATATATAAGACAG acCTTAGAACTGAAGCATGTTAACAGTAAACAGTGTTTAGGaggaaaacaaaatgataatgaaCCAACTGTGG GTACTTGTGATGGTAGCCAAAGTCAAAAATGGATAATCAAAGATATGAAATggtga
- the LOC134706465 gene encoding polypeptide N-acetylgalactosaminyltransferase 13-like isoform X6, translating into MMISNRKLQYCKIILATSLVWFLIDVILLMYYTDCAAMGNSSDCNNKDNTKQHKKEEKGFFEKILPKNPEIKSFEARSIWISPLPEKKQHILRRNPTGPGEMGKAVVIPQDKQAESKEKFKINQFNLLASDMMSLNRSLPDYRMDGCKRKSYPTGLPKTSVVIVFHNEAWSTLLRTVHSIINRSPVEYLEEIILVDDASERDNTKAHMEHLGQQLDDYVAKLPVRTYVLRSESRTGLIRARLKGAAASKGKVITFLDAHCECTEGWLEPLLSEIHKDRTAVVCPIIDVISDDTFEYIPGSDMTWGGFNWKLNFRWYPVPQRELDRRGGERSNPTRTPTMAGGLFSISREYFYEIGSYDEGMDIWGGENLEMSFRVWMCGGKVYIVTCSRVGHVFRKTSPYSWPGGVARIINHNTQRIVEVWMDEYKDFFYKINPGVRSTSYGDVKERQSMRKRLQCKSFRWYLENVYPESQLPLDYFALGEIRNKATNKCIDSMGRKSGEKTGLVHCHSQGGNQTLELKHVNSKQCLGGKQNDNEPTVGTCDGSQSQKWIIKDMKW; encoded by the exons ATGATGATCAGCAACAGAAAACTGCAGTATTGTAAAATCATCTTGGCCACATCCTTGGTGTGGTTCCTGATAGATGTCATTCTACTCATGTATTACACTGACTGTGCTGCTATGGGAAACTCTAGTGATTGTAATAATAAAGACAAtacaaaacaacacaaaaaagaagaaaaaggattttttgaaaaaattctgCCTAAAA ACCCAGAAATTAAATCTTTTGAAGCAAGAAGCATTTGGATTTCTCCTTTACCGGAGAAAAAACAAC aTATATTGAGGCGGAACCCAACAGGACCAGGAGAGATGGGTAAAGCTGTGGTCATACCTCAAGATAAGCAGGCGGAATCAAAGGAAAAGTTTAAGATTAATCAGTTTAATTTACTGGCCAGCGATATGATGTCTTTAAATAGAAGTTTGCCTGATTATAGAATGGACGG TTGTAAAAGAAAGTCCTATCCTACAGGTTTACCGAAAACGAGTGTAGTAATAGTTTTCCATAACGAAGCTTGGTCAACGTTATTACGTACTGTACACAGTATTATAAACAGATCTCCAGTAGAATATTTAGAAGAAATTATACTGGTGGATGATGCCAGTGAAAGAG ataataCAAAGGCCCATATGG AGCATTTAGGACAACAGCTAGATGACTATGTAGCAAAATTACCAGTTAGGACTTATGTTTTAAGATCAGAATCAAGAACTGGTTTAATAAGAGCCAGATTGAAAG GTGCTGCAGCTTCTAAAGGGAAGGTCATTACTTTTCTGGATGCCCATTGTGAATGTACAGAGGGATGGCTTGAACCACTTCTATCAGAAATACACAAAGATAG AACTGCAGTTGTATGTCCCATTATTGATGTGATCAGTGATGatacatttgaatacattccTGGATCAGATATGACATGGGGAGGGTTTAATTGGAAATTAAATTTCCGCTGGTACCCAGTTCCTCAGAGAGAGTTGGACAGGAGAGGTGGAGAAAGGAGTAACCCAACAAG AACACCTACAATGGCAGGAGGACTATTTTCTATAAGCAGAGAATACTTTTATGAGATAGGATCCTATGATGAAGGAATGGACATATGGGGAGGGGAGAATTTAGAAATGTCATTCAGG GTATGGATGTGTGGAGGCAAAGTGTATATTGTTACCTGTTCCAGAGTGGGCCATGTCTTCCGTAAAACATCACCTTATTCATGGCCAGGGGGTGTGGCTAGAATTATCAATCACAACACACAGAGAATTGTAGAAGTTTGGATGGATGAATATAAAGacttcttttataaaattaatccAG gTGTTAGAAGTACCAGCTATGGAGATGTGAAAGAAAGACAAAGTATGAGAAAAAGACTACAATGTAAAAGTTTTAGATGGTACCTAGAAAATGTTTACCCTGAGTCACAGTTACCATTAGATTATTTTGCACTGGGAGAG aTAAGAAATAAAGCAACTAATAAATGTATAGACAGCATGGGTAGAAAAAGTGGTGAAAAAACTGGACTTGTCCACTGTCATAGTCAAGGAGGAAATCAG acCTTAGAACTGAAGCATGTTAACAGTAAACAGTGTTTAGGaggaaaacaaaatgataatgaaCCAACTGTGG GTACTTGTGATGGTAGCCAAAGTCAAAAATGGATAATCAAAGATATGAAATggtga
- the LOC134706465 gene encoding polypeptide N-acetylgalactosaminyltransferase 13-like isoform X3, with translation MMISNRKLQYCKIILATSLVWFLIDVILLMYYTDCAAMGNSSDCNNKDNTKQHKKEEKGFFEKILPKNPEIKSFEARSIWISPLPEKKQHILRRNPTGPGEMGKAVVIPQDKQAESKEKFKINQFNLLASDMMSLNRSLPDYRMDGCKRKSYPTGLPKTSVVIVFHNEAWSTLLRTVHSIINRSPVEYLEEIILVDDASEREHLGQQLDDYVAKLPVRTYVLRSESRTGLIRARLKGAAASKGKVITFLDAHCECTEGWLEPLLSEIHKDRTAVVCPIIDVISDDTFEYIPGSDMTWGGFNWKLNFRWYPVPQRELDRRGGERSNPTRTPTMAGGLFSISREYFYEIGSYDEGMDIWGGENLEMSFRVWMCGGKVYIVTCSRVGHVFRKTSPYSWPGGVARIINHNTQRIVEVWMDEYKDFFYKINPGVRSTSYGDVKERQSMRKRLQCKSFRWYLENVYPESQLPLDYFALGEIRNKATNKCIDSMGRKSGEKTGLVHCHSQGGNQIFSYTKKKALQTDDVCLDVSAIGGPVKLFQCHGLGGNQKWEYDQQTLELKHVNSKQCLGGKQNDNEPTVGTCDGSQSQKWIIKDMKW, from the exons ATGATGATCAGCAACAGAAAACTGCAGTATTGTAAAATCATCTTGGCCACATCCTTGGTGTGGTTCCTGATAGATGTCATTCTACTCATGTATTACACTGACTGTGCTGCTATGGGAAACTCTAGTGATTGTAATAATAAAGACAAtacaaaacaacacaaaaaagaagaaaaaggattttttgaaaaaattctgCCTAAAA ACCCAGAAATTAAATCTTTTGAAGCAAGAAGCATTTGGATTTCTCCTTTACCGGAGAAAAAACAAC aTATATTGAGGCGGAACCCAACAGGACCAGGAGAGATGGGTAAAGCTGTGGTCATACCTCAAGATAAGCAGGCGGAATCAAAGGAAAAGTTTAAGATTAATCAGTTTAATTTACTGGCCAGCGATATGATGTCTTTAAATAGAAGTTTGCCTGATTATAGAATGGACGG TTGTAAAAGAAAGTCCTATCCTACAGGTTTACCGAAAACGAGTGTAGTAATAGTTTTCCATAACGAAGCTTGGTCAACGTTATTACGTACTGTACACAGTATTATAAACAGATCTCCAGTAGAATATTTAGAAGAAATTATACTGGTGGATGATGCCAGTGAAAGAG AGCATTTAGGACAACAGCTAGATGACTATGTAGCAAAATTACCAGTTAGGACTTATGTTTTAAGATCAGAATCAAGAACTGGTTTAATAAGAGCCAGATTGAAAG GTGCTGCAGCTTCTAAAGGGAAGGTCATTACTTTTCTGGATGCCCATTGTGAATGTACAGAGGGATGGCTTGAACCACTTCTATCAGAAATACACAAAGATAG AACTGCAGTTGTATGTCCCATTATTGATGTGATCAGTGATGatacatttgaatacattccTGGATCAGATATGACATGGGGAGGGTTTAATTGGAAATTAAATTTCCGCTGGTACCCAGTTCCTCAGAGAGAGTTGGACAGGAGAGGTGGAGAAAGGAGTAACCCAACAAG AACACCTACAATGGCAGGAGGACTATTTTCTATAAGCAGAGAATACTTTTATGAGATAGGATCCTATGATGAAGGAATGGACATATGGGGAGGGGAGAATTTAGAAATGTCATTCAGG GTATGGATGTGTGGAGGCAAAGTGTATATTGTTACCTGTTCCAGAGTGGGCCATGTCTTCCGTAAAACATCACCTTATTCATGGCCAGGGGGTGTGGCTAGAATTATCAATCACAACACACAGAGAATTGTAGAAGTTTGGATGGATGAATATAAAGacttcttttataaaattaatccAG gTGTTAGAAGTACCAGCTATGGAGATGTGAAAGAAAGACAAAGTATGAGAAAAAGACTACAATGTAAAAGTTTTAGATGGTACCTAGAAAATGTTTACCCTGAGTCACAGTTACCATTAGATTATTTTGCACTGGGAGAG aTAAGAAATAAAGCAACTAATAAATGTATAGACAGCATGGGTAGAAAAAGTGGTGAAAAAACTGGACTTGTCCACTGTCATAGTCAAGGAGGAAATCAG ATTTTCTCTTATACTAAAAAGAAAGCTTTACAGACTGATGATGTTTGTTTGGATGTGTCAGCCATAGGCGGCCCTGTTAAATTATTTCAGTGTCACGGTTTAGGGGGTAATCAAAAATGGGAATATGATCAACAG acCTTAGAACTGAAGCATGTTAACAGTAAACAGTGTTTAGGaggaaaacaaaatgataatgaaCCAACTGTGG GTACTTGTGATGGTAGCCAAAGTCAAAAATGGATAATCAAAGATATGAAATggtga